The Leguminivora glycinivorella isolate SPB_JAAS2020 chromosome 1, LegGlyc_1.1, whole genome shotgun sequence genome includes a region encoding these proteins:
- the LOC125230480 gene encoding palmitoyltransferase ZDHHC23-A isoform X2: MEELLSYGANKSNKKKVEMDKILPFVILPLLLLLAAWSRAFTIIVMVAIAMGALYVYSRPRQKNRSPFFFSWSLASGIYMFLVYEFGVMHLLEITQLENFVFLILLACTCYFFYKMKAIADFELATGSSKGKEYSPVLTSDSHYCQICQIEVNERFFHSIWWDCCVLRPNYPCYLAGQIFAFATLLFGTNLALTSICQPFVLIGTILLPEDCQDVYYQMDLAICFATSVYGVGYLLIITFLLLHQLLVYIPKYSEPQWRKLVNVLNV, from the exons ATGGAAGAGTTATTGTCATACGGAGCAAACAAAAGTAACAAAAAGAAAGTGGAGATGGATAAAATACTACCGTTTGTTATCCTGCCGCTTTTGCTGCTTTTAGCCGCTTGGTCACGAGCGTTTACAATAATCGTCATGGTAGCTATAGCTATGGGAGCTCTCTACGTTTATTCGAGGCCACGTCAGAAAAATAG GTCACCATTCTTCTTCTCCTGGTCACTCGCTTCAGGGATATACATGTTCCTGGTGTATGAGTTTGGTGTGATGCATTTACTAGAGATCACGCAACTGGAGAACTTTGTGTTCCTCATACTTCTGGCTTGCACTTGTTATTTCTTCTATAAAATGAAGGCCATTGCTGACTTTGAACTAGCCACTGGATCGTCTAAGGGAAAGGAATACAG TCCAGTTTTGACATCTGACTCACATTACTGCCAGATATGTCAAATTGAAGTAAATGAAAGATTTTTCCATTCAATATG GTGGGATTGTTGCGTGCTCCGGCCGAACTACCCGTGCTACCTAGCGGGCCAAATATTCGCCTTCGCTACTCTGCTGTTTGGCACCAACTTGGCCCTGACTTCCATATGCCAGCCGTTTGTACTGATTGGCACTATCCTACTTCCAGAGGACTGCCAGGATGTGTACTATCAGATGGA TTTGGCGATATGTTTCGCCACGTCGGTGTACGGAGTGGGGTACCTGCTCATCATTACGTTCTTGCTGCTGCACCAACTCCTGGTTTACATACCTAAATATAGTG AACCTCAGTGGCGGAAGTTAGTCAACGTGCTGAATGTGTGA
- the LOC125230480 gene encoding palmitoyltransferase ZDHHC23-A isoform X1 translates to MVITAENMEELLSYGANKSNKKKVEMDKILPFVILPLLLLLAAWSRAFTIIVMVAIAMGALYVYSRPRQKNRSPFFFSWSLASGIYMFLVYEFGVMHLLEITQLENFVFLILLACTCYFFYKMKAIADFELATGSSKGKEYSPVLTSDSHYCQICQIEVNERFFHSIWWDCCVLRPNYPCYLAGQIFAFATLLFGTNLALTSICQPFVLIGTILLPEDCQDVYYQMDLAICFATSVYGVGYLLIITFLLLHQLLVYIPKYSEPQWRKLVNVLNV, encoded by the exons ATGGTGATTACAGCAGAAAACATGGAAGAGTTATTGTCATACGGAGCAAACAAAAGTAACAAAAAGAAAGTGGAGATGGATAAAATACTACCGTTTGTTATCCTGCCGCTTTTGCTGCTTTTAGCCGCTTGGTCACGAGCGTTTACAATAATCGTCATGGTAGCTATAGCTATGGGAGCTCTCTACGTTTATTCGAGGCCACGTCAGAAAAATAG GTCACCATTCTTCTTCTCCTGGTCACTCGCTTCAGGGATATACATGTTCCTGGTGTATGAGTTTGGTGTGATGCATTTACTAGAGATCACGCAACTGGAGAACTTTGTGTTCCTCATACTTCTGGCTTGCACTTGTTATTTCTTCTATAAAATGAAGGCCATTGCTGACTTTGAACTAGCCACTGGATCGTCTAAGGGAAAGGAATACAG TCCAGTTTTGACATCTGACTCACATTACTGCCAGATATGTCAAATTGAAGTAAATGAAAGATTTTTCCATTCAATATG GTGGGATTGTTGCGTGCTCCGGCCGAACTACCCGTGCTACCTAGCGGGCCAAATATTCGCCTTCGCTACTCTGCTGTTTGGCACCAACTTGGCCCTGACTTCCATATGCCAGCCGTTTGTACTGATTGGCACTATCCTACTTCCAGAGGACTGCCAGGATGTGTACTATCAGATGGA TTTGGCGATATGTTTCGCCACGTCGGTGTACGGAGTGGGGTACCTGCTCATCATTACGTTCTTGCTGCTGCACCAACTCCTGGTTTACATACCTAAATATAGTG AACCTCAGTGGCGGAAGTTAGTCAACGTGCTGAATGTGTGA
- the LOC125230389 gene encoding trafficking protein particle complex subunit 4 gives MVIYGVFIVSKSGGLIYNYDHNIPRVETEKTFGFPLDIKLQYENKKVVVAFGQRDGINVGHVLLSVNGSPVTGRTTEDGRDVFTIIETKENYPLSLKFGRPRATTNEKIVLASMFYPLFALASQLSPVPKCSGIESLTADTFKLSCFQTLTGVKFIVVTEPSMTGSEAVLKRIYELYSDYALKNPFYSLEMPIRCELFDTSLHTLLELVEKSGTSNL, from the exons ATGGTGATATACGGTGTGTTCATCGTAAGCAAGTCCGGGGGACTTATATATAATTACGACCACAACATTCCACGAGTGGAAACGGAGAAAACCTTTGGATTTCCATTAGATATCAAACTGCAGTACGAAAATAAGAAAGTAGTAGTAGCATTTGGGCAAAGAGATGGAATAAACG TTGGGCACGTCCTACTCTCAGTAAACGGATCTCCAGTGACAGGTAGAACGACAGAAGATGGCAGGGATGTTTTCACCATCATAGAAACTAAG gaaaACTACCCATTAAGCTTAAAATTTGGCCGACCCCGTGCCACCACAAATGAGAAGATTGTGCTGGCCAGTATGTTCTATCCACTATTTGCGCTGGCCAGCCAGCTGAGCCCTGTGCCCAAGTGCTCGGGGATAGAGTCCCTCACTGCTGACACATTCAAACTTTCTTGCTTCCAGACACTCACAG GTGTGAAGTTCATAGTGGTAACAGAGCCAAGTATGACAGGCAGCGAGGCAGTGCTCAAGCGCATCTATGAGCTGTATTCTGATTATGCACTCAAGAACCCGTTCTACTCCCTTGAGATGCCCATCCGCTGCGAACTCTTCGATACTTCACTACACACACTGCTGGAACTGGTTGAGAAATCTGGAACTAGCAATTTGTAG